The Ursus arctos isolate Adak ecotype North America unplaced genomic scaffold, UrsArc2.0 scaffold_33, whole genome shotgun sequence DNA segment tagtactagaagttcttgcaacagcaatcagacaacaaaaagggatcaaaggtatccaaatcggcagagaagaagtcaaaatgtctctcttcgcagatgacatgatactctatatggaaaacccaaaagaatccactcccaaactattagaagttatagagcaattcagtaatgtggtgggatacaaaatcaatgctcagaaatcagttgcatttctatacacgaataacgagactgaagaaagagaaattaggcaatcCATCCCATTTAGAATAGcacaaaaaccatacattaccttggaataaacttaaccacagacgtaaaggacctatattctagaaactataaatcactcttgaaagacattgaggaagacataaaaagatggaaaaatattccatgctcatggatcggaagaattaacatagttaaaatgtccatgctacccagagcaatctacactttcaatgctatcccgaaaAAATACCGAGGacctttttcaaagaactggaacaaatagtccttaaatttgtatggaaacagaaaaggccctgaatctccaaggaactgttgaaaaggaaaaacaaagctgggggcatcacaatgccggattacgagctatactacaaagctgtgatcacaaagacagcatggtactggcacaaaaatagaggcatagaccaaaggaacagaatagagagcccagaaatggaccctcagctctttgggcaactaatatttgacaaagcaggaaaaaacatccggtgggaaaaagacagtctcttcaataaatggtgctgggaaatttggacagctacatgcaaaagaatgaaacttgaccactcactatcttacaccatacacaaagataaattccaaatggatgaaagacctcgaggtgagacaggaatccatcaaaattctagaggagaacataggcaggaacctctatgacattggccaaagcaacctttttcatgacacatccccaaaggcaagagaaacaaaagataaaatgatcttatgggacttcatcaaaataaaaagcttctgcacagccaaggaaacagtcaaaaaaaactaagaggcagcccacggaatgggagaatatatttgcaaaggacactacagataaaggactggtatccaagatctacaaagaacttctcaaactcaatacacgagaaacaaataaacaaatcaaaaaatgggcagaagatatgaacagacacttttccaatgaagacatacaaatggctaacagacacatgaaaaaatgttcaacatcattagccatcagggaaattcaaatcaaaaccacactaagataccgccttacgccagttagaatggcaaaaattgacaaggcaagaaacaacaattgttggagaggatgtggagaaaggggatccctcctacattgttggtgggaatgcaagttggtacagccactctggaaaacagtgtggaggtcccttaaaaagttaaaaattgagctaccctatgatccagccattgcactactgggtgtttacctcaaagatacagacgtagtgaagagaagggccatatgcaccccaatgttcatagaagcattgtccacaatagttaaatcatggaaggagccgagatgcccttcaacagatgactggattaagaagttgtggtccatatatacaatggaatattactcagctatcagaaaaaacgaattctcaacatttgctgcaacatggagggcactggaggagataatgctaagtgaaataagtcaagcagagaaagacaactgtcatatgatttctctcatctatggaacataaaaactaggatgatcggtaggggaagaaagggataaagaaaggggggtaatcagaagggggaatcaagcatgagagactatggactctgagaaacaaacggagggcttcagatgggagggggtgggggaatggggtaggctggtcatgggtagtaaggagggcatgtattgcatggtgcactgggtgttatacgcaactaatgaatcatcgagctttccATTGGAAACCggggctgtactgtatggtgactaacataatataataaaaaatcattaaaaaaagaaatatatatatttctaaagaagACGAATGAccaaaataagcacatgaaacaaaGGCTAATAACATTAGGgaaaatgctaatgaaaataaaaagataccacttcacacctaccaGAATGACTCAAgtccaaaagcaaaaaaataacaaatattgatgaaaatacatagaaaattggggatgcctgagtggctcatttggttaagcgtctgacttcatctcaggtcatgatcccagggtcctgggatcgagtcccatattggtctccttgctcagtggggaagcctgcctctccctctgtctgctactccctctgtctgctgctctccctgcttgtgtatgctctgacaaattaataaaatctcaagaaaagaaaagaaaagaaaagaaaagaaaagaaaagaaaagaaaagaaaagacatagaaTGTTGAAATCCACACTACATAAATTAAGGGTGTGATATAAAAATGTTGTAGCCTCTTTGGAAAATAGCCTGACAGTTCCTCAGAATGTTCAATTTACTGTTaacttatgacccagcaattctactcgcAGGGGTATACCCTACAGAGTGAAAAAAGGTTCACATGAAGATCATgactgttcacagcagcatcacTAATAATAGCCACAAACCAGAAACCATTCAAATGTCCAACTGTTGAATGTTAAAGAAAATGctttatatccaaaatatggaaTGCTatgcagccacaaaaaggaactaagtactgatatatgctatgACATAAATGAACCTTGTaaacattatcctaagtgaaagaaagaaggcagtcccaaaaggccacatattgtacgatttcatttatatgatgtccagaataggtaaatacATAGAAATGGAAAGTGGTTGCCAGAATTTGAGAGAAGGGAGAGTAGGGTACAAGAGTTACTGGGCACAGGCTTTCTCGGTAGGATAAGGAAAATCCTAGTTGAGAACACGTGATATAGTATTCTTGAGGCTGTGAGTAGAGGTAAATCCAGTAACTCCAGCAACTGCAGCAGCACATGAGTAGGCAAAAATGGCATATCAGGAAAAGGCAAAGCACGATTCCACCTAAAATAGAGCTCTTTTCAAAGACAATTCTTAGAAGTAAACATATAATGGAAAAAATTTAATGGCAACCATTTGGATCTAAATTTTAAGAGTATTTTCACTAAAACCTGGTGAGAAAGTGGGAAGAAATACAATTATGATAAATGGTGAATCACCTTCCATAAGAATATACCCTGCCCTGTTTTTACTATTGACAAAAGAATTAACATCTAAATGCTGTTTTCTAAATTCAGCACAAATAACTTTTGGCTCACTTGAGAAAATCTtagtaataaatgtaaaatatcagacagattgaatgtatgtatgcatgtgtgtgtgatattAGCACCAAAATTTTAACCAGTATTAAATCTAAGTGTCAGAAAGATTACtgataatttttcctttatttttatttgaatttgaaatattttactattaatatttttgcctaataaaaatgaagagattgATATAGTTAGATTCATAAATATTCTATTACAATGACTGTTCCTCCTCgacagaaaaatgttttttaataccaTTAGTAGAACTGAATatcaagcttttatttatttcacatgcATTACATCAGTTGTGAACAAAAGTGCTTCAAAGATTTCTTCCATGACTCTGATTAAATCTCACAATTCTAAATAACTTTCTCAGAACTGCCTTCATCTCTTTATTTCGAAGACTATAGATCAATGGGTTGAAAAGAGGAGTTAACACAGAATAGAACAAAGTCACATATTTCTGCATCCCGGCTGGATTGCCTGCTGTTGGGCTTACATACACAACCATGATAGAGCCATAGAACAGGGATACCACGGCCAGATGGGAGCCACACGTGGAGAAGGCCTTATGCCGACCTTCTGCTGAGGGGACCCTCAGCACAGCTCTGATCACCAAGGTATAGGAGTTGGTAATGAAGAATAAGGTGGAGAAAATGAGGACTGAGTTATAGACGGCACAGATGATCTCAGTAGCAGGAGCTGGCACACAGGACAGCTTTATAAGAGGTCCTGGGTCACACAGGAAGTGATCAATCCTCTTGGAACAACAAAATGGGAGTTGAGAGATGAGGTAAACAGGCAAGAGGAAGTATAGGAAGCCAcacacccagcacccagctccTATTCTGATGCAGCGCTGAACAGTCATGACAGTGGGGTAGTGCAGGGGCCTGCAGATAGCAAGGTACCTGTCAAAGGCCATGGCAGACAAGAAGAAGGTCTCAGTGGTGCCCatggagaagaagaagtagaactGGAGGAAGCAGCCACAGAAGGAGATGGTGCTGGTCTCAGAGAGCAAGTTGGCTAGCATATTAGGGACAGTGGAGGTGATAAACCAGATCTCCAGGAAGGAAAAATTGGCCAGCAGGATGTACATTGGAGTTTGTAGTCGATGGTCCCACCTCACAGCACAGATAATGCACAGATTTCCAGTTAGTGTCAGAATATAAGTCCCAGAGAAGATTGAAAAGAGGAGAACCTGAATTTCCCAGGTAAAAGGGAAGCCCAGGAAAATGAATTTACTCACAGAGCTAGAGCAATTATTTATATTAGAATATTCGTTTGTTTTTAAAGCTGCAAAAATAACAGATTTCCATATTACAAGTAGCCTTAAAGTACTACTCATTAGGACAAATCCCCTGCACAGGGTCAAATCATTCTGTGTCTCagtaaataacaaaatatcataatcCATGCAGTGATACTCCCATGATTATcatatattcataattttgttcTGAATATagtgaacaaaaatgaaaactcttcTGTCATCCTAAGGTTTATATTGACAACAGTCAAGTGTGCCCCAGGACCTACAATAATTAGGTCAAGCAGTGAGTGAAGAAGGAGCGAATAAATACAGCTAAATAATTAAGTGTTTGTAACATATAAAGATATGGATGATATTGATATTTAATACTCTCTGTTctatttgtgagaaaaaaaagttgagcTGATTTGAGGACAATATAGATTTAAATGTTTGTAACTtatctgattttaattttattgtgttaCATTACATAAAATATCCCTATATTcatttagaatattaaaataaaatctattaataaaataaaaatctagtagAAGATTTCCCATTTCGATTCCTCTCTTCAGTAAAAATACACTCAAAAAGAGTTATGGGCAATCtgccctattttacaaataaatttaaggaACCAAGTTCTATAATATTGTCCACACATCAAACATTGCCATAAAAATTACAATCCACTCCTAATCTACGTCAAGATTTTCATTAACATCACAGTTGATATGAAATACTTTAGTAGATATTAAAGTCCATATACATCATTTTTAAGGATATGTCAAAGTTGGCTGTGCTCACAAAGGCTATGCCTCAACTTTTACAGTCTCAAGCAGGAATAAAATTTCCTTGTCTTCTACCCCCTAAAAGTAACAGAAAGTAACATGATAGGCAGTCTGTTACTTGAAGCTTCACTGAAGGAAGGTGTATATTCACATTCACTTACTGGAACTTTCCCTGACCTAGGGCCCCAACTCCTACATAGAGCAATACAAATGGGGAACTGGCAAACTACTTTAAGAGTTCTAATACATTTttgaagtaatattttttataagcTCTCAGAAAAAAAACTTGGCCTTGATTCTGGAGAAGAAATTCTTTCATAATTCACACATTAAgtggtatttaaaataatataaaaccagAGAGGGCCGGAAGGACGAAATAGAGGAGCTTGGAGTCATGTGAACTTTACCTTACCTGAAGATACAAGATGGGTATCATAGAAATCTGTATGGTTGAACACCATCTTCTATATCAGAGTGAAAACTAGTCTCAGatctcagaaaaagaacaaatataataGTGTTCCACGAATTACTGTGGTGATTCACAGAACTGCTGGCCCTTTCAGGAGAAGAACATTACCTAATCAGTCATGGACCTCTTCGGGCTTCCCTCTTATAGTTCTCTTGCTTACATAAACTGAAAAAGCAACCGGAAACTTGGCAGTTGAAAAGAGAATCATAGTCTCATGATCCACACAGAATCAAATGAACAACTGAAATACTAAGCCCTTTTACTTTCTGTGAAGATCCTCTTTGGGGAGTGGCTCTCCAGAGGGGGAAATTATAACACAATGGCCCCATTGAACCTGGTTTCCTATTCTGCTCCTTACTCAGCATGCTGGAATTTGTTTCAAATTCAAACACATTTCCTACTTTAATTCAAGGATTTTTGGAATAACAAGAGAAATACAAACACATAAAATGATTTGGGCAGATAAAAGTTTGCTGTTTAACTGTGATCAGAAGTAATCTTCTCTCTGATAATAAAGGAAAAGTTGTGATTCTGACAATGAGACCTCATTCCAAGCTTAGATAAAAGTCTATGGAATATAGATTAACATAGAGATTAGGAGCCTGTGCACTTAAACATATTAAAgactcttttcttttgtttcagacTATTCATCATCTTAAATCCAGCTTGTTTGTCCCAGGCCAAGCTCCCCACCACATTGAGACATGCATTCTTTAACTATGAGCATTTTTTGTTAAATAAGAAAGACATCTATGAAAACTTCCCATGTAGTTAATTACCTTGATAATACCTTTTAATGTTTCCACACTACAGCATTAGcattatatggatatacaatattttacataattactCCCTAATTGTTGAGCCTTTGGGTATGATAAACAAAGTTACAAAGATTCTTAATATAAACTAAACCATATCCTAGGATACAAACTTTCCAATTAATACAATATGATCTagtaaagtttatttctttagtaCTCCAACATTATGGGATACATGAAAGTGATATACtgaaataacatatatttacCAATTAATACAGAAAAACATAGGGgcccatgggtggctcagttggttaagcgtccaactcttcattttagcttaggtcatgacctcagggtcatgagatcaagccctgtgtcaggatccgtgctcagcatggagtatactgaagattctctccctctccctgcccctctatTACTCCCCTGATCACTcactcacttctctctctctaaaataaatacagtatttttaaaaaataaagaaatcataggAACACTTGATAAATAGAGTAATTGATGAGGGAGCAggaggcaagctgaggacaaagcagaaactgacaccctgcaaacccccccaccccgatgtatgcaacattccttggcactcctggctgccctaaaactataaagaaaggaaaaaaacaaatggttaactgacagagatcacagtccttCAAGACCCATAattctccctcagtttacacatgtcctagtgatttacaaggaagaagatTTCCTTTCAaaagcctaacttccagagacccaaaattcagtttcctggagccctaacacTACCaccccctccataaaattgagggaggctgaggcagaaggaaatgtaaataaaatggaatttcttttacaCCTGCAGCCTCTTGATAAGGACATGTGATAGGAGAAAGTAACATTCTCctgggaagctcccaactatcttattATTGACACCTTCTAGAGGGGTCAACAACCTTAatttgacaatagcaaggcctccagtatcctgggagtcttctttaacataagaaagtactttctcaacctccctttttccctaACCTCCCCCaaccaaccccatggtatataatcagccacccatcacaagccagggcagcagctctttctgcccatgggtcctgtccccgtgctttaataaaccaccaactTTGCACCAAAGgtatctcaagaattctttcttggtcgttggctccggactccatcccactgaacctcacctatattccacaacctaaTCAGTAATGGCAATAGATAAAACTGAACtccattcttgataaaataaatcagaaataaaagaaatttcttaacTTGGTAAAGAATCCATCAGAAAATATTGGTGAAATCATTTTCTAATAGTAAAACACAAAAAGCATTCTAATTAAACAGAAAAGGGAGATGAATGAATGTCTCTGAGCAAGAGTCTGAAGCTGTCGAAGTGGGAATTATCTGCGGGGAATGATACTGAAAGAGGaggaaactggaaagaaaaagcccaaaatcaatgtaaaagtgaaaaaaaaaaacccagaaaatataaGTAATGGATAAAAACTGTTCAAAACCACAGTAAAGCATCATGTGACTTATGTATAACATTATTTGACAGTCAGTACAAGTGGGAAAATAGAATCAAAAGActtagtttttttaattgtttaggaagttttaaataaaattttaagtaaactgtAATAAATTCAATATGtggaaagcattaaaataattttttaaaaaaattaattacaaggAAAATTACATTTAAACTGATAAAGGAGCCACAATGGGAAGCCAGGCTGAAAGCCACAAAAAGGGCAGTCAAACAGCACACTACAGCTGGAGTTCAAATACCAACGCCAGAGGGAGGAAGATACCACAAAATGTTTGAAAAGCCCTAGAGCCTCTGATCATGTTGATTGGTGGAGATCTCATCTTGAAAAAATCCAGTAGCAAAGACTGAgatgttggttgtttttttgcaATTACCCAAATTCTAGCCAAAAAAAATCATAAGCCATacaaagaaacaaggaaacatGACCCAATCAAAACACCAACATAAAACCCTAGAACTAACCCTAAAAAAAGCATGTCTATGAATTGCCTGACAGAATTTTTAACAGCTGTCATAAAGATGGTCAATGAACTAAGGGACCTAAAGTAAAATGCAGATACACGATCAcatgaaatcaggaaaatgatGCATGGACAAAATGAGAATagcaacaaagagacagaaactttaaaaaacaaccaaacaaaaattctGGAGTGAAAAATGTTataactaggggtgcctgggtggctcagttggttacatgtctgactcttgatttcaatttcacctcaggtcatgatctcagggttgtgatactGAGGCCCAAGTAGGGCTCTTCACAGGGCGTgcagcccgcttaagattctctctctccccctctgcccccaccccagcttgcaCACTCACTccctctcagaaaaaaaatttttacacgtatacacacatatacatagtaACTAACGTGAAACATTCATTAGAGGGGTTCAAACTCAGACTTGACAGGTAGGAGAAAGAGTCTGTGAACTGGAAGACACATCATTTGAAATCATGGAACCAAAGGTGCAAAAGagcaaaaaattaagagaattttaaaaagcctaagGGCCTCATCAAACACCAGCAAGTGGACGAATATATGCCTGTGGGATCCCAGAAAGGGGCTTAGcttatttgatgaaataatggccaaaattttccaaaatctgAGCAAAGTAATGGATGtacaaataaaagatattttaagaacTCCAACTGAAGTAAATCTGAACAGAGCTACATTGAAATTATAATCAAACtgtataaagttaaaaaataaatattcaaaaaaggaGAAGCAATTCATCACACAAAAGTGAACTTCTGTAAGAATATTCAGCAGAATTCTCATCATTAACTTTTTAGGGCCAAAGGGAGTGAAGGGATTTATTTGaagtgaagaaacaaaagaaaacaaaaagagaaagaaagaaagaaagagagaaaaaaagaaagaaacagagaaagagagaaagaaagaaagaaacaaaaaaagaaagaaagaaaaagaaaagaaaaaatacccacTACCAACCAAGATAATCAAGAATACTGTATCAGTCAATACTATcattcaaaactgaaaaagaaaggtgttCAAAATGGTGGCACAGGAAGACTCTTAAAACACCTCCTCCCAGAGACACAACAAATTTACAGCTCTATATGgaataattttcctttgaaaaaggcCTGAAAATTAGATGAGCAGTGCCTTcacaacaaaagacaaagagaggCATCCAGAAGGACAGGAGAGGGACATCCACACCCTTACCAGGACTACACCCCAAAGCAGTAATCCcaaattagggaagaaaaaaaaaggaactcttcCTCAAGGAATACAGGGATTCTGCCCCATAGCAGGCACCCAGACCCTGGAGTCCAACAGTGGAAATGGAAGAtgacaaaaatgtccatttttagAAATCTATGGTGATGAAAACCAGAATTACAGGACCATAAAGAATGGATACACAATATCAAAGGTCTTGCATATAATCCCACTCACCCTGCGATCCAGTGCAAAAGCAACAGATTGAAAAGCACCTAGTCCAGAAGTAAGGGAGACCTGCTTACTAATTTTAAAGCAGCTGCTGTAGATGCAGGAACCTGAAGGGACTTTATCTGGGGATGGAAGCACTGGCTGACACCATTTTTGCACCTCATTCTAAATGGCTATGGAAGGAGCACCCTACAAGTGCCAATTTTTGTGCCTTCCCTCAAGCCTGGAGGCTAGCATTGGAGGATGTATTTCATCCACCCTACACAGAGAGCTAGCTGCAACCAGGATGGGTAAACATTTGGTGTCCTGCCCCCCCACCTTTCTTCAGCATTTGATATGTAAACATCAGGGCATGGAGAGTGCCCAGAACCCACCCTGCCCATGCCACGCAGCCACCAAGTTgcaacagggaaaaacaaatgactTAAATCCTGCTCTCCCTGTGCTGTAGCCAAGTCTGAAAATGCCCAGGCAGGTGCCCACAGCCCTGACCTCCTGTGCACTTGTGTGGCCCTATCACAGCTGGCAAGCACACACAGGCCACACAGAGTGCATGGCTCTGGTGATGACAGGAGATTGCACTTCTGGCCCATGTAGAATA contains these protein-coding regions:
- the LOC113249034 gene encoding olfactory receptor 11H6-like, encoding MSSTLRLLVIWKSVIFAALKTNEYSNINNCSSSVSKFIFLGFPFTWEIQVLLFSIFSGTYILTLTGNLCIICAVRWDHRLQTPMYILLANFSFLEIWFITSTVPNMLANLLSETSTISFCGCFLQFYFFFSMGTTETFFLSAMAFDRYLAICRPLHYPTVMTVQRCIRIGAGCWVCGFLYFLLPVYLISQLPFCCSKRIDHFLCDPGPLIKLSCVPAPATEIICAVYNSVLIFSTLFFITNSYTLVIRAVLRVPSAEGRHKAFSTCGSHLAVVSLFYGSIMVVYVSPTAGNPAGMQKYVTLFYSVLTPLFNPLIYSLRNKEMKAVLRKLFRIVRFNQSHGRNL